In Hymenobacter gelipurpurascens, one DNA window encodes the following:
- a CDS encoding GEVED domain-containing protein: MALTLRAPQGVLSRLLPVLFLTTVLGPMGALAQCPAATSSCTPGGAPAANTAFGMGIFNVTMGSINNSTPGSFEGYKDYSCTQNAALLIGTDAPISIKTNSNADENVRVWIDLNNDGILNATSELVFSSNAARTHTGNLRLPAGTVTGTRLRMRVAADYVNAPVPTTCSTPQYSQTEDYSVTATQSTVAPVADFTADQPQTCSGTVQFTDQSQNAPTSWLWTFGDGTTSPLQNPTHTYTTAGSYTVSLTATNGSGSTTKTRTSYISYDSAVPKAAACTPQTLAYCCNYGITQFTLGPLSKASANGQVGYEDFTCSGKATLTIGNRYTISLTTNPTSAQDTRVWLDLNNDGSFTTSELIYGALNTTSPSGTLVLPATAITEQPLRLRVVSDYVGSPFTACSGIQYGQAEDYTITLRANTSAPVADFTSNYTAGTCQTAVQFTDQSQNAPTSWLWTFGDGTTSPLQNPAHTYTTAGSYTVSLTATNAFGAQTKTVANYVQVAIPCNPYCASTGQNQNIWITNVALAATNGTSIFSHNSVADPNGYGNFLAQQIPLRLGQTATLRVSTNSGFQRTTSVWIDWNRDGVFATTELLGDVVSNNPLSMPISVPNQAALLGSTRMRIVTRLNANQANPCWTSQINAETEDYTVLISGQATPTTAARELTGLEVFPNPITGSTAHLRLLDANSAGLYTVRVESLLGARLLEKQLRLQPAQDAALDLSGLPAGLYVLRLQNANGQTAVRRLIRE, from the coding sequence ATGGCTCTAACTCTACGCGCACCTCAAGGCGTACTAAGCCGACTATTGCCTGTTCTATTCCTGACTACTGTGCTAGGCCCTATGGGCGCTTTGGCGCAATGCCCGGCCGCCACCAGCAGCTGCACGCCCGGTGGTGCGCCCGCCGCCAACACGGCATTTGGCATGGGCATTTTTAACGTGACGATGGGCAGCATCAATAACTCCACTCCGGGCAGCTTCGAAGGATATAAGGACTATTCCTGTACCCAAAATGCCGCGCTGCTGATCGGGACTGATGCGCCCATCAGCATCAAAACCAACAGTAATGCAGATGAGAATGTGCGGGTCTGGATTGATCTGAACAATGATGGCATATTAAATGCCACCTCGGAACTGGTCTTCAGCTCGAACGCGGCCCGCACCCACACCGGCAACCTGCGGCTGCCCGCCGGCACCGTAACCGGCACGCGCCTGCGCATGCGGGTAGCCGCCGACTATGTGAATGCGCCCGTACCTACTACTTGCTCTACGCCGCAATATTCCCAAACGGAAGACTATTCCGTGACGGCCACCCAAAGCACGGTTGCGCCAGTTGCCGACTTCACGGCCGACCAGCCTCAAACCTGCTCGGGCACGGTGCAGTTCACGGATCAAAGCCAGAATGCGCCCACCAGCTGGCTCTGGACCTTCGGCGACGGCACCACCAGCCCGCTGCAAAACCCCACCCACACCTACACCACCGCCGGCTCCTACACCGTCTCGCTTACGGCTACCAATGGCAGCGGCAGCACTACCAAAACCCGCACCAGCTACATTTCCTATGATAGTGCGGTGCCTAAGGCGGCCGCCTGCACTCCCCAAACCCTGGCCTACTGCTGCAACTACGGTATCACGCAGTTCACGCTAGGCCCCTTATCCAAAGCTTCTGCCAACGGACAGGTGGGCTACGAGGACTTCACGTGCTCAGGGAAAGCCACGCTGACCATCGGGAACCGTTATACCATCAGCCTAACGACCAACCCCACCTCGGCCCAGGATACGCGGGTGTGGCTAGATCTGAATAACGACGGCTCGTTTACTACTTCAGAGCTGATTTATGGAGCCCTGAATACCACAAGCCCCAGCGGTACCCTTGTGCTTCCGGCTACGGCCATAACGGAGCAGCCTTTACGTTTGCGGGTGGTTTCAGATTACGTGGGCTCGCCGTTTACGGCTTGCTCCGGCATACAGTACGGGCAGGCAGAGGACTACACCATTACGCTGCGGGCCAATACCAGCGCTCCGGTAGCCGACTTTACCTCCAACTATACCGCCGGCACCTGCCAGACCGCGGTGCAGTTCACGGATCAAAGCCAGAATGCGCCCACCAGCTGGCTCTGGACCTTCGGCGACGGCACTACCAGCCCGCTGCAAAACCCCGCCCACACCTACACCACCGCCGGCTCCTATACCGTCTCGCTCACGGCTACCAATGCCTTCGGCGCCCAAACCAAGACAGTAGCCAACTATGTGCAGGTAGCAATTCCCTGCAACCCGTATTGTGCTTCCACGGGGCAGAACCAGAATATTTGGATTACGAACGTGGCCCTGGCTGCCACTAACGGCACATCTATTTTCAGCCACAATTCGGTGGCCGACCCCAACGGATACGGCAACTTCCTCGCGCAACAAATACCGCTGCGCCTAGGCCAGACGGCAACGCTCAGGGTTAGTACCAACTCTGGTTTTCAACGCACCACCTCGGTCTGGATTGATTGGAACCGCGACGGAGTATTTGCTACTACCGAACTACTGGGTGATGTGGTGAGCAACAATCCGTTGTCCATGCCTATTTCGGTGCCCAACCAGGCGGCCTTGCTGGGTAGCACGCGCATGCGCATTGTTACTCGCCTGAATGCAAACCAGGCCAATCCTTGCTGGACCAGTCAGATTAATGCTGAAACGGAGGATTACACGGTACTTATCAGTGGCCAGGCAACGCCCACTACCGCCGCCCGCGAGCTGACTGGCCTAGAGGTGTTCCCGAACCCCATCACGGGCAGCACCGCTCACTTGCGGCTGCTCGATGCCAACTCGGCTGGCTTGTACACCGTGCGGGTTGAGAGCCTGTTGGGCGCCCGCCTGCTGGAGAAACAGCTGCGCCTGCAACCCGCCCAGGATGCAGCCCTGGACTTGAGTGGCCTACCGGCCGGACTCTACGTGCTGCGCCTGCAAAATGCCAACGGCCAGACCGCCGTTCGTCGCCTCATCCGCGAATAA
- a CDS encoding SDR family oxidoreductase: MKDKVVLITGGTSGIGRATAIAFGQAGAHVVVTGRDEARLQDTAQELTRLGISHRTVRADVGVQADAQRAVEETVAAFGRLDVLINNAGISMRALFRDAELDVIERLMQTNFFGTVYTTKFALPYITKVKGSIVGISSIAGYRGLPGRTGYSASKFAMHGFLEALRTELLPQGVHVLLACPGFTASNIRNTALAADGSQQGESPRDEQKMMSSEEVAKYLVEAVQHRRRDLVLTGQGKLTVFLNKWLPGLTDKLVLSHFRKEEPDFNV; encoded by the coding sequence ATGAAAGATAAAGTAGTGCTCATTACGGGTGGCACTTCCGGCATTGGCCGGGCCACCGCAATAGCCTTTGGGCAGGCCGGCGCCCACGTAGTAGTAACCGGCCGCGACGAAGCGCGCCTGCAGGATACCGCCCAGGAACTCACGCGGCTCGGCATCAGCCACCGCACTGTGCGCGCCGATGTGGGCGTGCAGGCCGATGCCCAGCGGGCCGTAGAGGAGACGGTAGCCGCGTTTGGACGCCTGGATGTGCTCATCAATAACGCCGGCATCAGCATGCGCGCCCTCTTCCGCGATGCCGAGCTGGATGTAATTGAGCGCCTGATGCAAACCAACTTCTTCGGCACCGTGTATACCACCAAGTTTGCGCTGCCCTACATCACGAAGGTAAAAGGCTCCATTGTCGGCATCAGCAGTATTGCGGGCTACCGGGGGCTGCCGGGCCGCACGGGTTACTCCGCCTCAAAATTTGCCATGCACGGCTTCCTGGAAGCACTTCGGACGGAGTTGTTGCCGCAAGGAGTGCACGTATTGTTGGCTTGCCCGGGCTTCACGGCCTCCAACATTCGCAATACGGCTTTGGCCGCCGATGGCTCGCAGCAGGGCGAGTCGCCGAGGGATGAGCAGAAGATGATGAGCAGCGAAGAAGTAGCCAAGTACCTGGTAGAAGCCGTGCAGCACCGCCGCCGCGACCTGGTTCTGACGGGCCAGGGTAAACTGACGGTGTTCCTGAACAAATGGCTCCCAGGTCTTACGGATAAGCTGGTGCTCAGTCACTTTCGCAAAGAAGAACCGGATTTCAACGTATAG
- a CDS encoding SH3 domain-containing protein, whose amino-acid sequence MRKTPAIFFWFFALFSAFCLQDIQGQTINPSLQKADSLFEAGQAEPSFRVYRQIREQQDQQSARQLLRMAYVQEGLGHYPAALYYLSVAQNWYPRHATWRKMVALAQEYRLTGYPNTWRQSLAITFQRYYNRLLQGLLAIAVVGGILLQARRRTAGRTWWSVYAIYLLGVAAFLNLLAPVRVGLVARPNAALMAGPAAGAAWLTTAAAGDRFEVQGQQDIWYRVRWKGQDAYIRRPDLLLVQ is encoded by the coding sequence TTGCGAAAAACCCCCGCTATTTTTTTCTGGTTTTTTGCCCTGTTTTCAGCTTTTTGCCTGCAAGACATTCAGGGACAAACAATTAATCCCTCGCTGCAAAAGGCCGATTCGTTGTTTGAAGCCGGGCAGGCTGAGCCTTCTTTCCGTGTATATCGCCAAATACGGGAGCAGCAAGACCAACAATCGGCCCGTCAGCTGCTTCGGATGGCTTACGTGCAGGAAGGCCTAGGCCACTATCCGGCGGCGCTTTACTACCTCAGCGTGGCTCAAAACTGGTATCCGCGCCATGCTACCTGGCGCAAGATGGTGGCCCTGGCGCAGGAATACCGCCTGACCGGTTACCCCAATACGTGGCGGCAGAGCCTGGCCATCACGTTTCAGCGCTACTACAACCGGCTGTTGCAGGGGTTGCTGGCCATAGCCGTAGTGGGAGGAATACTGCTGCAGGCCCGGCGGCGCACGGCAGGCCGCACCTGGTGGTCTGTGTATGCCATTTACCTGCTTGGGGTAGCTGCCTTCCTGAACCTGCTGGCACCCGTGCGGGTGGGCTTGGTGGCCCGTCCTAATGCGGCCCTGATGGCTGGGCCAGCTGCCGGAGCTGCCTGGCTGACTACTGCCGCGGCCGGCGACCGGTTTGAAGTGCAGGGCCAACAGGATATCTGGTACCGCGTCCGTTGGAAAGGCCAGGATGCCTACATCCGCCGGCCCGATCTGCTGCTGGTTCAATAA
- a CDS encoding glycoside hydrolase family 88 protein, with product MIRTVDFLRFVAAFCVACCCSGLPAFAQARRLNVRQEFARAEKQYSLLLQSHPDLTKFPYSVRPDGTLKDTPSEWWTSGFFGGSLWYLYDYTRKPQWQQAADRWSMAMAKEQHNTSTHDLGFMLYCPFGNGYRLTQNVAYKPIMLTGAQSLATRFNPQVGLIKSWNEFAGFTYPVIIDNMMNLELLCWAARTTGDSTLRRLSITHADNTLRHHFRPDGSTYHVVCYDDHGQPLAKRTAQGAADNSAWARGQAWAIYGYTTMYRDTKLDRYRQQARKTADFFLNHPNLPADKIPYWDFNAPRIPQEERDASAAAIVASALLELGQYCPAADARRYRKAAEQILLSLSSPAYRAAIGENQNFLLKHSVAHRPANSEVDAPLVYADYYYLEALLRYDKLK from the coding sequence ATGATTCGTACTGTTGATTTCTTGCGCTTTGTGGCTGCCTTTTGTGTAGCCTGCTGCTGTAGTGGCCTACCAGCCTTCGCGCAAGCGCGCCGCCTAAATGTCCGGCAGGAATTTGCGCGGGCCGAGAAACAGTACTCCCTGCTGTTACAGTCTCACCCCGACCTCACAAAGTTTCCCTATTCCGTCCGGCCCGATGGCACCCTGAAAGACACCCCCTCGGAGTGGTGGACCAGCGGCTTTTTTGGCGGCTCGCTGTGGTATCTGTATGACTACACGCGCAAGCCGCAATGGCAGCAGGCCGCCGACCGGTGGAGCATGGCAATGGCCAAGGAGCAGCACAATACCAGCACTCACGACCTGGGCTTTATGCTGTATTGCCCTTTCGGCAATGGCTACCGCCTCACGCAAAACGTGGCCTACAAGCCCATTATGCTGACCGGAGCGCAGTCGCTTGCTACGCGTTTCAACCCTCAGGTGGGCCTTATCAAATCCTGGAATGAGTTTGCGGGCTTCACCTATCCGGTTATCATCGATAATATGATGAACCTGGAGCTGCTCTGCTGGGCCGCCCGCACCACCGGCGATTCTACGCTGCGGCGCCTCAGCATCACGCACGCCGACAATACGCTCCGTCACCATTTCCGCCCCGATGGCAGCACGTACCATGTGGTATGCTACGACGACCACGGCCAGCCGCTAGCCAAACGGACCGCCCAAGGCGCCGCCGACAACTCGGCGTGGGCGCGCGGCCAGGCGTGGGCCATTTACGGCTATACCACCATGTATCGGGATACCAAGCTGGACCGCTACCGTCAACAGGCCCGCAAAACCGCTGACTTCTTTCTAAACCACCCCAACCTACCCGCCGACAAAATTCCGTATTGGGATTTCAACGCGCCCCGTATTCCGCAGGAAGAGCGCGATGCATCGGCGGCGGCCATTGTGGCCTCGGCGCTGCTGGAGCTAGGCCAGTATTGCCCCGCCGCAGATGCCCGTCGCTACCGGAAAGCGGCCGAACAAATACTACTCAGCCTAAGCAGCCCCGCGTACCGGGCGGCCATTGGCGAAAACCAGAATTTCCTGCTAAAACACAGTGTAGCTCACCGACCGGCCAACTCAGAAGTGGATGCGCCCCTCGTGTACGCCGACTATTACTACTTGGAGGCGTTGCTTCGCTACGACAAGCTGAAGTAG
- a CDS encoding SDR family oxidoreductase — MATAAPQRLQHQIALVTGGSSGIGAGVCLALAAEGATVVVNYSHSPEGAEETVGEIEKAGGKAIALKADVSKEDDVLRMFSQIREQFGTLHILVSNAGIQEDAPFLDMTLEQWQKVLDVNLTGQFLCAREAAREFMRRGPQPEISKATGKIICMSSVHEVIPWAGHVNYATSKGGIMLLMKSMAQELAPHKIRVNSIGPGAIKTPINNEAWETPEAAKKLLELIPYGRIGEPDDIGKVAVWLASDEADYITGVTLFADGGMTLYPGFASNG, encoded by the coding sequence ATGGCAACTGCTGCACCACAACGCCTTCAACATCAAATTGCCCTCGTGACGGGCGGTAGCTCCGGCATTGGGGCCGGCGTATGCCTGGCTCTGGCTGCCGAAGGCGCTACGGTAGTAGTAAATTACTCGCACAGCCCCGAGGGCGCTGAGGAAACTGTAGGAGAAATTGAAAAAGCCGGTGGCAAGGCTATAGCCTTGAAGGCTGATGTAAGCAAGGAAGACGACGTGCTTCGGATGTTCTCGCAGATCCGGGAGCAGTTCGGTACCCTGCATATTTTGGTAAGCAACGCCGGCATTCAGGAAGATGCCCCGTTTCTGGACATGACCTTGGAACAGTGGCAGAAAGTGCTGGATGTGAACCTGACGGGCCAGTTCCTGTGTGCCCGCGAAGCCGCCCGGGAGTTCATGCGGCGCGGTCCCCAGCCCGAGATATCCAAAGCGACGGGCAAGATTATCTGCATGAGCTCGGTGCACGAAGTGATTCCATGGGCCGGCCACGTCAACTACGCCACCAGCAAGGGCGGCATTATGCTGCTCATGAAAAGCATGGCCCAGGAGCTGGCCCCGCACAAAATCCGGGTGAACAGCATCGGGCCCGGCGCCATCAAGACGCCCATCAACAACGAAGCCTGGGAAACCCCGGAAGCGGCCAAAAAGCTGCTGGAACTCATTCCGTACGGCCGCATTGGGGAGCCTGATGATATTGGCAAAGTAGCCGTGTGGCTGGCCTCCGATGAAGCCGACTACATTACGGGCGTTACACTATTTGCCGATGGCGGCATGACGCTCTATCCGGGCTTCGCTTCCAACGGCTGA